The segment ACCCTTGCAAACAGTATCAAAATGATTTTGAAATTTCTGCAAGTTTTCCTTGAACACAAGCCAGAAATTTATGGTGAAATGGGCGTGGTTCTGATTCTTCTCGAGAAGGCTGTTTCCCTGACAGTGGTAGAATCTTGTACTGACATCAATCATAAAGGTCATAGTTACATGATCCAGGTACAGCAGTTGAAAGAATGCTATCATGCACTGGACGAGTCTCATCAGATAAAACAACACGTTAAGGCACGGCAGCCACCAAACAACTTCAGAGAGATTCCAATCATCCCCGACAGTTTAGAGATTCAGAAACCAACAAAGCCATTCTTACGAAAGAacatcttaaagggaaggtatcaaGACGTCGAGCATTATCTTGATGTGCAGTTCAGGTTGTTGAGGGAGGACTTTGTCGCACCGTTACGGGAAGGTATCGCAGAGTTTCTCTCTAAAGTAAACAATCATCATCAAGACATTCGGGTGTATCGCAAAGTCTCCGTTCAAGGTCAGAAGATTGGGAAAAGAGGTCAGTTCACCCTGGAGTTTGATGTCAAAGGTCTCAACCGTATCAACTGGCAAACCAGCAAGCGTCTGATATATGGTTCATTCGTCTGTCTCACGCAGGACAATTTCAAGAGCATTTTATGTGCGTCTGTGGCAGATCGGAACACGAAGGACTTGGAAAAAGGTCTggttgatgtttgttttcttaccgAGTCTAGTAGAACGCCTACAGGTACCTTTGTCATGGTCGAATCTGCAGCTTATTTTGAAGCCTATCGACACGTCTTACTAGGGCTACAACGAATGAATAGCGACAATTTCCCTTTTGAAAGGTACATTGTGAATGTTTCATGTAATGTTAGAACACCCAAGTATCTGAGCGAAGACTGCTCTGATGTGTATGACCTACGACCATTGGTTGTTGCAACTGATCAGGTCTTTGAAGATGAGGGTCTGACTGAAACCTTCGTAAATGCAGCCTGTGTGTCAATTTTAGATCCACAAAGTTGGCCGACTGCAGAGGCCTTACATCTTGATGAGTCACAGAAGGCAGCTGTGCAGGCAGCGTTGACGAAGGAGTTTGCCATCATCCAAGGTCCACCAGGAACGGGGAAGACTTACATTGGTCTCAAGATCATCGAAATACTTCTGTGCAATACACCTACAACTCCAGACGCGTCTCCAATTCTTGTGGTGTGCTACACAAACCATGCCCTGGATCAGTTTCTGGAGGGAATTCTAAACTTTGGTGAGGAGAATCTGGTTCGTGTTGGAAGCCGAAGCAAAAGTGAAGTGCTTGAGTCTCGAAATCTGTCCTATCTAAAACGACATCTATATCGCCTGTCTAAGAACATGCAGCAAAGGGAAGTACTTAAAGAAACCGAAGCGAGTTTACACGAAACAAAATCAGCAATTCATTGTACACTTCTAAAAGTGGCTTTTGCTAAAACGATCATAATTCAAGTCGAGAAGCTAAACAATGTCATGAGCAACATACATCAacaaagttttcaaaagaatAAGAAGAGACCTGAGGATCCAACAACAAACCTTCTGAACTGGCTAAATGTGGTTGATATCGATCATGAAAGTGATAGCTCCGATATGTCGaattcaaatgaagaaaaaGATGAATTTATTGACGTAGAGGATGAAAGTGCACGGATACAACATGAACGCCGAATCGATGATGAAGATGACTCGAGAGTTTCCGAAGAACAGCGAAAGCAAAATGAGCTTTCCGTATTGAGACAAAATGCAGCATACAGCACTGAATGTAAGAAACGCTGTGGTTCAAATTTGGAGTCCACCCCGAAAGAAGAACTTAAGAAGGGCGACATGATGTCCGATAGAGAAGCTTCTAGTGTCACAAATGTATGGAGTCTGACGTTAAGCGATCGTTGGCGGCTTTACAGACTCTGGGTTAAGAAGTACATTGAAGAGCAGGAGGAGATGCTGACGGGTTACCGCATAAGTTATGACAGCCTTTCAAAGGAAATTCAAGCTGTGAAAAACAACGTAGATTTTGAAGTTCTCTCAAAAGCAAGAGTGATTGGAATGACGACAACAGGTGCGGCCAGATGTCAGTCGGTTCTGCAGCTTCTTGGTCCTCGTATTGTGATAGTGGAAGAGGCTGCTGAAGTTCTTGAAGCTCATATCATCACCGCCCTGGCTGCAAAATGTCAGCATCTTATTCTGATTGGAGATCATCAGCAGCTGAAGCCAAACCCAACAGTCTATCGCCTGGCTAAGGTCTTTAATATGGATACCTccttgtttgaacggatgatcaACAATGGCGTGCCTTGTCAAACATTGAACCACCAGCATCGTATGCGTCCTGAAATCTCAAAACTCATGaagaaacatttttataaaaatcttCACGACGATGAGTCTGTGATGGATTTCGATGACATCAAAGGAGTAGCACATAACATGTTTTTCATTGATCACAATCAGTTTGAAGATGAGGGTGATGACAACAAAACCAAGTCCAATCAGCATGAAGCGGAGGTCCTTGTCGAGTTGTGTAGGTACTTGTTACATCAAGGATATCAGCCCAAACAGATTACCATTCTAACCACCTACTTGGGTCAACTCTTCACCTTTAAGAAACTTATGGATAAAGGGACCTTCGAGGGAGTTCGGGTGTCTGTGGTTGACAATTTCCAGGGAGAAGAAAATGACATTATAATTTTGTCTTTGGTTCGAAGCAACGAAGAGGGCTCCATCGGGTTCCTGAAGACTTCAAATCGTGTTTGTGTTGCTTTGTCTAGAGCTCGCATGGGTTTCTACTGTATTGGCAACGCCAACATCCTGAGAAAGTCTTCTATCTGGAGTAGCATACTAAGAACCCTTGAAGATGAGAAGAAAATTAGCTCCTCGCTTGCATTGGTTTGTCAAAACCATTTAGTAGTAACAGCGGTAGCGTCGGCCAGAGATTTCAAGGAGAAGGTTCAAGACGGAGGTTGTGGCGAGCCATGTGGGTACAGGCTTCCATGTAATCACATATGCAAATTACACTGCCATCCCTTTGATCAAAACCATATAGTTTACAAGTGTCAAGAGCCCTGCTCAAAGTTATGTAGAAGAGAGGAACACACGTGTCCGCTGAAATGCTATGAGGAATGCACACCATGTTCGACAAACGTACACAAACTGATGCCAAAGTGTGGTCATGTTATTCAGGTTGAATGTGAGATGTTTGATTCAGTTACTTGTACCGAACCATGTCCTAGATCACTGCCATGTGGGCATCCATGTAGGAAGGCGTGCGGAGATTCGTGTCCTACTTGTTGTATTGTCGAGGTTTCTAAATCGATGCCAGAGTGTGGTCATGTTATCCAGGTTCAATGTCGTTGGTATGAGTCAATCACTTGTACAGAACCATGTCCTAGGTCACTGTTATGTGGACATCCATGTGGAAAGAAGTGTGGTGATGTATGCACTAGTCAGTGTACCGTCAAGGTTTCTAAACACGTTACAAAGTGTGGCCATGACGTCGTGATGGAATGTATCAAGAACCCCGACTTAACGCCCTGTACTCATCTATGTGACAAGTTGTTGGTATGTGGCCATCGTTGCCCCAAAAAGTGCAGCGAGTCATGTCCAGAGGAAAGATTAGATGACGACAAGATGATGAAGCATTTAAGGATCcatttaaatttcaaatcctTTTGCAAAGAGAAGTGTGAGCGGCCATTGCCTTGCGGCCATCCCTGTCCTAATAAATGTGGCGAACCGTGCCCAAAGGAAACAGTGGACCCAACCTATGGTGAATACATGAAGCTTTACAAAAAAGTTCATGGTTATATTATTGTTGCCGGCAAACTGTTTATGGTGTGTACCCAAATCACGAATAAAAAGCTTCCTGGGTGTGATCATACAGTAGCAGTGCCTTGTCATGCTGATATTACGTCATTAACTTGCAAAGAGACCTGTAATAAAGAGTTATCATGTGGTCATCGGTGCAAAGATAAATGTGGCGTCCCCTGCAAATGCAAACTGAGAGTCAACAGAAAGCTTCCATCTTGTGAACATTCTGCTTGGCTCCCTTGCTACCAAGATGTCAACTCCTATCAATGTGTGAAGAAGTGTCAGAAAATGTTACCATGTGGGCATCCATGTTCCAATACATGCTGTGAACCCTGCCCAAGGGATGGAGAAGACGCCCAAACTGAGAGCACTCGAAACTCACCAGCAAAGGCCTGTCAACGCTCTGTGAGGAAGAAGTTTAGAGGCTGCCACCACAGTGTTGTACTCCCATGTTATAAAGACGTTGAGTCGGTCGTATGTGCAGAAAGGTGTACCAAAGTGTTGTCGTGTAGTCACAAATGTCCAAACCGATGTGGCGATCCATGTCCAAGTAGCAACCCTAAGAAGACAGACACTTACTGTGACTGGATTGATGATGGCAACAGTTCATCTGAACAAGATGACCTCTATGTCAGAAAATGCCAACAGATTGTGAACAAAAAGATACCTTCTTGCGGTCACGTCATAGAAAGTCAATGCTATAAAAGCGTTGAATCACTGGTATGCCCAAAGCCCTGTGAGAAGATTCTTCCATGTGGTCATCAATGCGAAAACAAATGTGGGGAGCCGTGCCCGAACGAAGAATGTACATCCAGTGACGACGAAGAGGAAATGAATGAGAACGAATTTGTAAAACAGAGTTGTCAAGTCACCGTACACAAGCAGCTACCTGACTGTTTGCATTTTATGAATCTTCCGTGCTACAAGAAAGCAGAGTCCGTTGAATGTTCAAATACATGTGAGAAGATACTGAAGTGTGGTCACAAATGTCCAAACCGATGTGGCGATCCATGTCCAAGTAGCAACCCTAAGAAGACAGACACTTACTGTGACTGGATTGATGATGGCAACAGTTCATCTGAACAAGATGACCTCTATGTCAGAAAATGCCAACAGATTGTGAACAAAAAGATACCTTCTTGCGGTCACGTCATAGAAAGTCAATGCTATAAAAGCGTTGAATCACTGGTATGCCCAAAGCCCTGTGAGAAGATTCTTCCATGTGGTCATCAATGCGAAAACAAATGTGGGGAGCCGTGCCCGAACGAAGAATGTACATCCAGTGACGACGAAGAGGAAATGAATGAGAACGAATTTGTAAAACAGAGTTGTCAAGTCACCGTACACAAGCAGCTACCTGACTGTTTGCATTTTATGAATCTTCCGTGCTACAAGAAAGCAGAGTCCGTTGAATGTTCAAATACATGTGAGAAGATACTGAAGTGTGGTCACAAATGTCCAAACCGATGTGGCGATCCATGTCCAAGTAGCAACCCTAAGAAGACAGACACTTACTGTGACTGGATTGATGATGGCAACAGTTCATCTGAACAAGATGACCTCTATGTCAGAAAATGCCAACAGATTGTGAACAAAAAGATACCTTCTTGCGGTCACGTCATAGAAAGTCAATGCTATAAAAGCGTTGAATCACTGGTATGCCCAAAGCCCTGTGAGAAGATTCTTCCATGTGGTCATCAATGCGAAAACAAATGTGGGGAGCCGTGCCCGAACGAAGAATGTACATCCAGTGACGACGAAGAGGAAATGAATGAGAACGAATTTGTAAAACAGAGTTGTCAAGTCACCGTACACAAGCAGCTACCTGACTGTTTGCATTTTATGAATCTTCCGTGCTACAAGAAAGCAGAGTCCGTTGAATGTTCAAATACATGTGAGAAGATACTGAAGTGTGGTCACAAATGTCCAAACCGATGTGGCGATCCATGTCCAAGTAGCAACCCTAAGAAGACAGACACTTACTGTGACTGGATTGATGATGGCAACAGTTCATCTGAACAAGATGACCTCTATGTCAGAAAATGCCAacagtttgtgaacaaaaagaTACCTTCTTGCGGTCACGTCATAGAAAGTCCATGCTATAAAAGCGTTGAATCACTGGTATGCCCAAAGCCCTGTGAGAAGATTCTTCCATGTGGTCATCAATGCGAAAACAAATGTGGGGAGCCGTGCCCGAACGAAGAATGTACATCCAGTGACGACGAAGAGGAAATGAATGAGAACGAATTTGTAAAACAGAAATGCCAAGTCACCGTTTCCAAGCAGCTACCTGACTGTTTGCATTTTATGAATCTTCCGTGCTACAAGAAAGCAGAGTCCGTTGAATGTTCAAATACATGTGAGAAGATACTGAAGTGTGGTCACAAATGTCCAAACCGATGTGGCGATCCATGTCCAAGTAGCAACCCTAAGAAGACAGACACTTACTGTGACTGGATTGATGATGGCAACAGTTCATCTGAACAAGATGACCTCTATGTCAGAAAATGCCAacagtttgtgaacaaaaagaTACCTTCTTGCGGTCACGTCATAGAAAGTCAATGCTATAAAAGCGTTGAATCACTGGTATGCCCAAAGCCCTGTGAGAAGATTCTTCCATGTGGTCATCAATGCGAAAACAAATGTGGGGAGCCGTGCCCGAACGAAGAATGTACATCCAATGACGACGAAGAGGAAATGAATGAAAACGAATTTGTAAAACAGAAATGCCAAGTCACCGTTTCCAAGCAGCTACCTGACTGCTGGCATTTCATGAATCTTCCTTGCTACAAGAAAGCAGAGTCCGTTGAGTGTTCAAATACATGTGAGAAGATACTGAAGTGTGGTCACAAATGTCCAAACCGATGTGGCGATCCATGTCCAAGTAGCAACCCTAAGAAGACAGACACTTGCTATGACTGGAATGATGATGGCAACAGTTCATCTGAGCAAGATGACCTCTATGTCAGAAAATGCCAacagtttgtgaacaaaaagaTACCTTCTTGCGGTCACGTCATAGAAAGTCAATGCTATAAAAGCGTTGAATCACTGGTATGCCCAAAGCCCTGTGAGAAGATTCTTCCATGTGGTCATCAATGCGAAAACAAATGTGGGGAGCCGTGCCCGAACGAAGAATGTACATCCAATGACGACGAAGAGGAAATGAATGAAAACGAATTTGTAAAACAGAAATGCCAAGTCACCGTTTCCAAGCAGCTACCTGACTGTTTGCATTTTATGAATCTTCCGTGCTACAAGAAAGCAGAGTCCGTTGATTGTTCAAATCCATGTGAGAAGAAACTGAAGTGTGGTCACAAATGCCCAAATGAATGTGGTGAGACGTGTCTTGAGTCAGAACAGTGTGACGAGCTTGTGGAAAGGAACCTTCCTGGTTGTGGtcacaaagtaaaaacaaactgtAGCAGGAATGTTAAACTAATCACTTGCAGAGAGAAATGTGAAAAGGTTTTGCAGTGCGGTCATGTTATCAAATTAGCCTGCTGGAAAACATCTTATTCTGCAGCTATTACTATTTGTatgttgtgtttgtatggaaataaatgttgattgattgattgattgattgattgattgattctgCAGCTATTACTAGTTGTCGGGAACCGTGCAGTCATTTACTTCGTTGTGGTCACAACTGTCCCGGTACATGTGGTTCCTGTGCAAGACCTGGAGGAGCACATAAAGTTTGCAATAACAAATGTGGAACTCCTTCTTTGTGGACATAGGTGCTCGGAAATGTGCTGTGATCATGAGCTCTGTTCACCACACAAACTTTGCAATAGATTTTCACGGTTTCCCACAAAATCCACGAAGAGTTTCATATGTAAGCATCGGGGCAAAGGACTTACCACTTCTTGTAACCTTCCGTGCATCCAAAAGCTTCGTTGCAATCATATCTGTCTTGGTGTTTGTGGTGAACCCTGTCCTCCTGTTTGTCGTATGTGTCACAAAAAGGATGTCGCTGACAAATATCCTCCGGGACCCATCCTTCCGAAGGAAACATTCATATACCTTGAAGACTGTGGACATCTTTGTGAAACACGGTTTCTTGATGAAATGTTTGCAGGTTTCCAGCCATCTGGAACAAGCTTTGTGCAGATCCAACCAGCTCTGTGCCCTAAATGCCATACACCAATTCGTACATGTCCACGTTATGAAGACGCCCTTCGCACAATCAAAGTCAGTAGACATAGCCAGAGAGAAATGTAACCAAGACCGATTTGTTAAGCTTTCTTTTGCTGTGGGTGGGTGGATGAGGTGTCCGGAAGGTCATGTTTTCTGTCAAGACAAAGCATCAGATGATTTACTTTGCCCTGATTGCTCTTCCTACTAGCAATCAGAATCTTCAAGCGATGACATGAAATATTGTGAATGAGGACCAATGCAAACACTATGGGAAGCATACGTTTaatgacagtggacactattggtaattgtcaaagaccagtcttttcacttgg is part of the Asterias rubens chromosome 4, eAstRub1.3, whole genome shotgun sequence genome and harbors:
- the LOC117289197 gene encoding uncharacterized protein LOC117289197, which gives rise to MDRNADSDEYTGQQEQQSGTRPNPHLLRITGPETRHERSWRVDGASRGVVGGQSNGNNLTWTRSSNHSAAPAAGSWRNINREASGGARPKDSNTSWRRNNLEKEGDSKTQIERQETSNWRRGRAERQGEGTTEQPRDTSTISCDFFRRPGKPMNSRAERQGEGTTEQPRDTATISRYFFRRPGKPSSNGGSTTSSPTSPPTPVEETKWRRGQSDVCSRSGRYTGQVQVQQTPKTPSMSEEELKTLLTASPQEVLSKLLSRKHEWLALLNLDSFNDNVMTLILGVLSCICDLNVDPKVKQDIHMVFSMIESEGFLSKHLTRYLVGLSTQQPHDDQERDSETLANSIKMILKFLQVFLEHKPEIYGEMGVVLILLEKAVSLTVVESCTDINHKGHSYMIQVQQLKECYHALDESHQIKQHVKARQPPNNFREIPIIPDSLEIQKPTKPFLRKNILKGRYQDVEHYLDVQFRLLREDFVAPLREGIAEFLSKVNNHHQDIRVYRKVSVQGQKIGKRGQFTLEFDVKGLNRINWQTSKRLIYGSFVCLTQDNFKSILCASVADRNTKDLEKGLVDVCFLTESSRTPTGTFVMVESAAYFEAYRHVLLGLQRMNSDNFPFERYIVNVSCNVRTPKYLSEDCSDVYDLRPLVVATDQVFEDEGLTETFVNAACVSILDPQSWPTAEALHLDESQKAAVQAALTKEFAIIQGPPGTGKTYIGLKIIEILLCNTPTTPDASPILVVCYTNHALDQFLEGILNFGEENLVRVGSRSKSEVLESRNLSYLKRHLYRLSKNMQQREVLKETEASLHETKSAIHCTLLKVAFAKTIIIQVEKLNNVMSNIHQQSFQKNKKRPEDPTTNLLNWLNVVDIDHESDSSDMSNSNEEKDEFIDVEDESARIQHERRIDDEDDSRVSEEQRKQNELSVLRQNAAYSTECKKRCGSNLESTPKEELKKGDMMSDREASSVTNVWSLTLSDRWRLYRLWVKKYIEEQEEMLTGYRISYDSLSKEIQAVKNNVDFEVLSKARVIGMTTTGAARCQSVLQLLGPRIVIVEEAAEVLEAHIITALAAKCQHLILIGDHQQLKPNPTVYRLAKVFNMDTSLFERMINNGVPCQTLNHQHRMRPEISKLMKKHFYKNLHDDESVMDFDDIKGVAHNMFFIDHNQFEDEGDDNKTKSNQHEAEVLVELCRYLLHQGYQPKQITILTTYLGQLFTFKKLMDKGTFEGVRVSVVDNFQGEENDIIILSLVRSNEEGSIGFLKTSNRVCVALSRARMGFYCIGNANILRKSSIWSSILRTLEDEKKISSSLALVCQNHLVVTAVASARDFKEKVQDGGCGEPCGYRLPCNHICKLHCHPFDQNHIVYKCQEPCSKLCRREEHTCPLKCYEECTPCSTNVHKLMPKCGHVIQVECEMFDSVTCTEPCPRSLPCGHPCRKACGDSCPTCCIVEVSKSMPECGHVIQVQCRWYESITCTEPCPRSLLCGHPCGKKCGDVCTSQCTVKVSKHVTKCGHDVVMECIKNPDLTPCTHLCDKLLVCGHRCPKKCSESCPEERLDDDKMMKHLRIHLNFKSFCKEKCERPLPCGHPCPNKCGEPCPKETVDPTYGEYMKLYKKVHGYIIVAGKLFMVCTQITNKKLPGCDHTVAVPCHADITSLTCKETCNKELSCGHRCKDKCGVPCKCKLRVNRKLPSCEHSAWLPCYQDVNSYQCVKKCQKMLPCGHPCSNTCCEPCPRDGEDAQTESTRNSPAKACQRSVRKKFRGCHHSVVLPCYKDVESVVCAERCTKVLSCSHKCPNRCGDPCPSSNPKKTDTYCDWIDDGNSSSEQDDLYVRKCQQIVNKKIPSCGHVIESQCYKSVESLVCPKPCEKILPCGHQCENKCGEPCPNEECTSSDDEEEMNENEFVKQSCQVTVHKQLPDCLHFMNLPCYKKAESVECSNTCEKILKCGHKCPNRCGDPCPSSNPKKTDTYCDWIDDGNSSSEQDDLYVRKCQQIVNKKIPSCGHVIESQCYKSVESLVCPKPCEKILPCGHQCENKCGEPCPNEECTSSDDEEEMNENEFVKQSCQVTVHKQLPDCLHFMNLPCYKKAESVECSNTCEKILKCGHKCPNRCGDPCPSSNPKKTDTYCDWIDDGNSSSEQDDLYVRKCQQIVNKKIPSCGHVIESQCYKSVESLVCPKPCEKILPCGHQCENKCGEPCPNEECTSSDDEEEMNENEFVKQSCQVTVHKQLPDCLHFMNLPCYKKAESVECSNTCEKILKCGHKCPNRCGDPCPSSNPKKTDTYCDWIDDGNSSSEQDDLYVRKCQQFVNKKIPSCGHVIESPCYKSVESLVCPKPCEKILPCGHQCENKCGEPCPNEECTSSDDEEEMNENEFVKQKCQVTVSKQLPDCLHFMNLPCYKKAESVECSNTCEKILKCGHKCPNRCGDPCPSSNPKKTDTYCDWIDDGNSSSEQDDLYVRKCQQFVNKKIPSCGHVIESQCYKSVESLVCPKPCEKILPCGHQCENKCGEPCPNEECTSNDDEEEMNENEFVKQKCQVTVSKQLPDCWHFMNLPCYKKAESVECSNTCEKILKCGHKCPNRCGDPCPSSNPKKTDTCYDWNDDGNSSSEQDDLYVRKCQQFVNKKIPSCGHVIESQCYKSVESLVCPKPCEKILPCGHQCENKCGEPCPNEECTSNDDEEEMNENEFVKQKCQVTVSKQLPDCLHFMNLPCYKKAESVDCSNPCEKKLKCGHKCPNECGETCLESEQCDELVERNLPGCGHKVKTNCSRNVKLITCREKCEKVLQCGHVIKLACWKTSYSAAITICMLCLYGNKC